A region from the Gossypium hirsutum isolate 1008001.06 chromosome A08, Gossypium_hirsutum_v2.1, whole genome shotgun sequence genome encodes:
- the LOC107946228 gene encoding homeobox-leucine zipper protein ATHB-12: MEREYHPAADEAIAEQAPQTPRNKKKNKMKKKRRFSDEQIRLLESIFESETKLEPRKKMQLARELELQPRQVAIWFQNRRARWKSKQIEQDYNTLKANYENLESRFESLKKEKHSLILQIQKLSELLEEPHKGGKGLDGSSTGGGGGSEYGQTKCETEAEVQPSFQHKECLGLQTENERGDIKQTGQGGEEFLIMDEYRNDSPASPDKFYGLHSVDMFDHSYINCQWLNFWT; encoded by the exons ATGGAGAGAGAGTATCATCCAGCAGCAGATGAAGCAATAGCGGAACAGGCACCTCAAACTCCAAGgaataagaagaagaataagatgaagaagaagaggaggtTTAGTGATGAGCAAATCAGGTTACTCGAGTCGATATTCGAATCAGAGACGAAGCTGGAACCGAGAAAGAAGATGCAACTGGCGAGAGAGCTGGAGCTTCAGCCCCGCCAAGTAGCTATATGGTTCCAAAACAGAAGAGCCAGATGGAAGTCCAAACAAATAGAGCAAGATTACAACACACTCAAAGCTAATTACGAAAACTTGGAGTCAAGATTCGAGTCCTTGAAGAAAGAGAAACACTCCTTGATTTTACAG ATTCAGAAGTTGAGTGAACTGCTGGAGGAACCTCATAAGGGTGGGAAGGGTCTTGATGGAAGCAGCACGGGTGGTGGTGGAGGTTCAGAATATGGACAGACCAAGTGCGAGACTGAAGCTGAAGTGCAGCCAAGTTTCCAGCACAAGGAATGCCTGGGCTTGCAAACTGAAAACGAAAGAGGTGATATAAAGCAAACAGGGCAAGGCGGAGAAGAATTCCTAATAATGGACGAGTATAGGAACGACTCCCCAGCTTCACCTGACAAATTTTACGGGCTTCATTCGGTTGACATGTTCGATCATTCGTATATCAATTGTCAGTGGTTAAACTTTTGGACTTGA